One genomic window of Armatimonadota bacterium includes the following:
- a CDS encoding bifunctional 3,4-dihydroxy-2-butanone-4-phosphate synthase/GTP cyclohydrolase II — protein sequence MSNTEKVFATIPEAIEDIKAGKMIIVVDDEDRENEGDFIMAAQAVTPEAVNFMAKHGRGLICVPTTSARLEELGLPMMVEKNTARLGTAFTVSVDAIHGTTTGISAQDRAITIKTFVDPDARPEDLARPGHIHPLRAEEGGVLVRAGHTEAVVDLVKHSDMGSSGVLCEILSEDGTMARLPELIEIAKKWNMKIVTIADLIKYRRLNDRLVFEFAACRIPTEYGEFMAHGYQSTVESSPYIALVMGDVTDGEPTLVRIHSGCLTGDVFGSLRCDCGEQLHMAMKMVADEGKGVVLYIYHHEGRGIGIVNKLKAYVLQDHGADTIEANHMLGFPNDMRDYSLGAQILVDLGLKKIRLMTNNPGKYVALQGYDLEIVERVPMVCTPNEDNVRYLNTKRDRMGHLLD from the coding sequence ATGAGCAACACTGAGAAAGTATTCGCCACCATTCCCGAAGCCATTGAGGATATCAAGGCCGGGAAGATGATTATCGTTGTCGATGATGAAGATCGAGAGAACGAGGGCGACTTTATAATGGCGGCACAGGCAGTTACGCCCGAGGCCGTCAACTTCATGGCCAAGCACGGTAGAGGCCTGATATGTGTGCCGACAACTTCTGCACGCCTGGAAGAGCTGGGCCTGCCGATGATGGTTGAAAAAAACACAGCCAGGCTTGGCACTGCATTCACCGTCAGCGTGGACGCCATTCACGGCACCACTACAGGCATCTCCGCTCAGGACCGTGCGATCACAATCAAGACCTTTGTCGACCCTGACGCGCGTCCCGAAGACCTTGCGCGCCCCGGCCACATCCACCCGCTGCGCGCGGAGGAGGGTGGGGTGCTTGTCCGTGCTGGCCACACTGAGGCGGTGGTCGATCTGGTCAAACATTCCGATATGGGTTCGAGCGGGGTGCTCTGCGAGATCCTCAGCGAGGACGGCACAATGGCCCGGCTTCCCGAGCTGATCGAGATCGCCAAAAAGTGGAATATGAAGATCGTCACAATAGCCGACCTCATCAAATACCGCCGGTTGAATGACCGATTGGTCTTTGAGTTTGCCGCCTGCCGCATACCGACCGAATATGGCGAGTTTATGGCGCACGGCTATCAGTCGACAGTCGAGTCCAGCCCATATATAGCGCTGGTGATGGGTGATGTCACCGACGGTGAGCCTACGTTAGTGCGCATCCACTCGGGGTGTCTGACCGGCGATGTCTTCGGTTCACTGCGCTGCGACTGCGGCGAACAGCTTCACATGGCTATGAAGATGGTTGCCGACGAGGGCAAGGGCGTAGTACTGTATATTTATCATCATGAGGGGCGCGGTATCGGTATTGTGAACAAACTCAAAGCCTACGTGCTGCAGGACCATGGCGCTGATACGATCGAAGCCAACCATATGCTCGGCTTCCCGAACGATATGCGAGACTACAGCCTGGGCGCGCAGATCCTGGTCGATCTTGGGCTTAAGAAAATCCGCCTTATGACCAACAATCCGGGCAAGTATGTTGCACTGC
- a CDS encoding riboflavin synthase: protein MFTGLVEEIGTVKSLTGGTVGRLVVGSGNVINDVSVGDSVAVSGTCLTVTSIGSDEMTFDAVPETISRSTLKALRPGDRVNLEASLRAGKMLGGHFVQGHVDGIGVIVSINKLAESIVIRIAAPPEIMRYVVEKGSIAIDGISLTVASENDREFTVSVIPHTLEVTTLGFRRAGDSVNLEADIIGKYIEKFMNARKGSTGVSEDLLREAGFM, encoded by the coding sequence TTGTTCACAGGTCTGGTAGAAGAAATAGGCACGGTAAAAAGCCTCACCGGCGGCACGGTGGGGCGGCTTGTTGTCGGCTCCGGTAATGTGATTAATGACGTGTCTGTCGGCGACAGCGTGGCGGTAAGTGGCACTTGCCTTACCGTTACGTCAATCGGCTCGGATGAGATGACTTTCGATGCAGTGCCGGAGACTATAAGCAGGAGCACGCTAAAGGCTCTGCGCCCGGGCGATAGGGTGAACCTGGAGGCCAGCCTCAGGGCCGGCAAGATGCTCGGCGGTCATTTTGTGCAGGGTCATGTCGATGGTATCGGCGTAATAGTCTCGATCAACAAGCTGGCCGAGTCTATAGTGATCCGTATAGCCGCGCCGCCGGAGATAATGCGCTATGTGGTCGAGAAAGGCTCCATAGCAATAGATGGGATAAGCCTGACTGTCGCCTCGGAGAATGACCGTGAGTTTACTGTGTCGGTGATCCCGCACACTCTGGAAGTTACTACTCTCGGCTTTAGGCGAGCAGGTGACAGCGTCAACCTTGAAGCCGATATTATAGGCAAGTATATAGAAAAGTTTATGAATGCTCGCAAGGGATCGACCGGCGTGAGCGAAGACCTCCTGCGCGAAGCAGGATTTATGTGA
- the ribD gene encoding bifunctional diaminohydroxyphosphoribosylaminopyrimidine deaminase/5-amino-6-(5-phosphoribosylamino)uracil reductase RibD translates to MTHEDYMRRALVLAKRGRTSPNPMVGAVIVKDGRIIGEGYHPKAGEPHAEVFALRDAGEQAAGAIMYVTLEPCCHQGRTPPCTRAIIKAGISEVYAAMTDPDPKVSSKGLDELVAAGVKVHTPLLEDKARTLNEAYIKHRTTGMPFVILKSAMSMDGKIATRTGDSKWITNERSRAYAHGIRSRVDAIIVGGNTARTDDPALTARVGRKVYYPTRVVVTGTGNLPPNLKLFSEPGESIVAAGPYANAASLRKLEATGARIIILDALDRRLSLVKLLRELGELGCLSVLIEGGGQIAASAIEERLVDKVLYFHAPIIIGGRDSVDSVAGVGAGSISTAVKLDRIRVRRFGEDIAVEGHLVYP, encoded by the coding sequence GTGACACACGAAGACTACATGCGCCGCGCTCTGGTTCTTGCAAAACGCGGCAGGACTAGCCCCAACCCCATGGTCGGCGCAGTAATTGTAAAAGACGGCAGGATCATTGGCGAAGGTTATCACCCCAAGGCTGGCGAGCCGCACGCCGAAGTCTTTGCGCTTCGCGATGCAGGTGAGCAGGCCGCCGGTGCGATCATGTACGTCACGCTCGAACCCTGCTGCCACCAGGGCCGCACGCCTCCCTGCACGCGCGCTATCATCAAAGCCGGAATTTCCGAAGTATATGCCGCTATGACCGATCCTGATCCGAAAGTTTCATCCAAAGGTCTTGACGAGCTAGTGGCGGCTGGAGTCAAAGTCCACACTCCTCTGCTCGAAGACAAAGCCCGCACACTCAATGAAGCCTACATCAAGCATCGCACGACGGGTATGCCGTTTGTGATCCTCAAGTCCGCAATGAGCATGGACGGCAAGATCGCGACTCGCACCGGCGATTCCAAGTGGATCACCAACGAGCGTTCCCGCGCATACGCGCATGGCATCAGGAGCCGGGTGGATGCTATAATAGTTGGCGGCAACACCGCGCGCACGGATGATCCGGCTTTGACCGCTCGTGTCGGCAGAAAAGTATATTATCCGACTCGTGTGGTTGTTACGGGAACCGGCAACCTGCCGCCGAACCTGAAGCTGTTCAGCGAGCCGGGTGAGTCGATTGTAGCTGCAGGCCCATATGCAAATGCGGCATCATTGAGGAAACTCGAAGCGACCGGCGCGCGTATAATAATTTTGGATGCGTTGGATCGACGGCTGTCGCTGGTTAAGCTCCTGCGTGAGCTTGGCGAACTCGGGTGTTTGAGCGTGCTCATAGAGGGCGGCGGACAGATTGCAGCCTCCGCCATAGAGGAACGCCTGGTCGATAAAGTATTATATTTCCATGCGCCCATTATTATAGGCGGGCGCGATTCGGTAGATTCGGTTGCGGGTGTCGGTGCGGGGAGTATATCTACCGCGGTTAAGCTCGACCGTATCCGGGTAAGACGGTTTGGAGAAGACATCGCCGTCGAGGGACACTTAGTATATCCATGA
- the rpe gene encoding ribulose-phosphate 3-epimerase: MSRLVIAPSLLSADFSNLSKDVFAAQECGADWLHCDVMDGHFVPNITFGPMVIKAVRKITDMPLDVHLMIEQPERYIEDFVNAGASEITVHAEACKHLHRTIGSIKALGVPAGVALNPHTPLCVLENVITDLDLVLIMTVNPGFGGQSFIETMLPKIAKAREMAQDAGVDIDIAVDGGIDVNTAPRVVRAGANVLVAGSSVFGNCKPVSRACADIKTAAESAFAIGEV, encoded by the coding sequence ATGAGTAGATTAGTAATCGCGCCGTCACTGCTGTCGGCTGACTTCAGCAATTTGAGCAAGGACGTATTCGCCGCTCAGGAGTGTGGGGCGGACTGGCTCCACTGCGATGTTATGGACGGCCATTTCGTTCCGAACATAACCTTCGGTCCTATGGTGATTAAAGCCGTGCGTAAGATCACGGACATGCCGCTCGATGTGCATCTGATGATAGAGCAGCCTGAGCGCTATATTGAAGATTTTGTCAATGCCGGAGCCAGCGAGATAACCGTTCATGCCGAGGCATGCAAACACCTGCACCGCACTATAGGTTCCATCAAGGCTTTGGGCGTGCCTGCGGGAGTCGCTCTGAACCCGCACACTCCGCTTTGTGTCCTTGAGAATGTAATAACCGATCTCGACCTAGTCCTGATCATGACCGTAAACCCGGGCTTTGGCGGACAGAGCTTCATAGAGACTATGCTGCCCAAGATCGCCAAGGCTCGCGAAATGGCGCAAGACGCCGGTGTGGATATAGACATAGCCGTTGACGGCGGAATCGATGTGAACACTGCCCCAAGAGTCGTTCGAGCGGGAGCCAATGTGCTCGTTGCGGGCTCCTCAGTGTTCGGCAACTGCAAACCGGTCTCCCGGGCATGCGCTGATATAAAGACCGCTGCCGAGAGCGCATTTGCAATCGGGGAAGTCTGA
- a CDS encoding protein kinase gives MIGHIVNHRYEVLEKMGDGPVFSVYKARDKVLNRLVALKVLAKELTNDSDCTQTMLSGYRSAASLAHPNIVRVLDVDRTESEFFVACEFARGINVKERIRRAGPIGAPNALDIILPVLTAVEYAHANRIIHGDIAPQDIIVSPDGEVKLTDFGLWPTVSGCRAVADKCAMRSVHYQAPEITEGAAPTPSSDIYSIGVILYEMLTGQLPFSGATAIAVALKKVKEVPPSPRSINTAIPKSLSDIVMQAMEASPQDRYQSVSAMLADIKAVSESMRTGHPTSVSPRHIAAPAEEHQTEPEQLLRKNFVWLVVVFVAVVMLFLGLTMYVIGGKAQVKVPPMLGKTWDEAQSIADENNIKLVDDGRAFSDIYPAGQICDVNPATGSMVSKDNPVVKVKISTGPSMVEIPDLSGLPEAQANETAVHAGFTIGKVKQEYSEKVPANTVITQDPPAEVKRAPGSAIDIVLSNGPKPESDEESSTSSTPTGKAHRYRVNVEVPADADGDQEVQIVVDDSRGETTAYSENRSPGDKFTETITAYGDNATIKVYVGGEMVKEFPAGGGSQE, from the coding sequence TTGATAGGACATATTGTGAATCATAGATACGAAGTTTTGGAAAAAATGGGCGACGGGCCTGTTTTCTCCGTATATAAGGCGCGCGACAAAGTGCTTAACCGGCTGGTTGCGCTCAAAGTGCTGGCGAAGGAACTGACGAATGACAGCGATTGCACTCAGACAATGCTCTCCGGCTACCGGAGTGCGGCTTCGCTTGCGCACCCGAATATTGTCAGAGTGCTTGATGTCGACCGCACCGAGTCCGAGTTTTTTGTTGCGTGTGAGTTCGCGCGTGGAATCAATGTAAAAGAGCGAATTCGCAGAGCCGGACCTATTGGAGCCCCTAATGCTTTAGATATCATCTTGCCCGTGCTTACTGCTGTTGAGTATGCGCACGCAAACCGCATTATCCATGGAGACATTGCTCCGCAGGATATAATCGTCAGTCCCGATGGAGAGGTCAAACTCACCGATTTTGGCTTGTGGCCTACGGTGAGCGGCTGCCGGGCCGTAGCGGATAAGTGTGCGATGCGCTCAGTCCACTATCAGGCGCCTGAAATCACTGAGGGTGCAGCGCCTACACCTAGCTCGGACATCTATTCAATAGGCGTTATTCTTTATGAGATGCTTACCGGCCAACTGCCTTTCAGCGGCGCGACAGCCATTGCAGTGGCTCTCAAAAAAGTTAAGGAAGTGCCGCCGTCGCCGCGTTCGATAAATACGGCGATTCCGAAGTCACTGAGTGATATTGTGATGCAGGCCATGGAGGCTTCTCCGCAGGACCGTTATCAGAGCGTATCGGCGATGCTGGCCGATATCAAGGCAGTCAGCGAGTCTATGAGGACAGGCCACCCGACCTCTGTAAGTCCGCGCCATATCGCAGCGCCTGCCGAGGAACACCAGACTGAGCCTGAGCAGCTCTTGAGGAAAAACTTTGTCTGGCTGGTAGTCGTTTTTGTGGCTGTTGTTATGCTGTTCCTTGGCTTAACAATGTACGTTATCGGCGGTAAGGCGCAGGTGAAAGTGCCTCCGATGCTTGGTAAGACCTGGGATGAGGCGCAGAGTATAGCAGATGAGAATAACATTAAGCTCGTCGATGACGGCAGAGCCTTCAGTGACATCTACCCGGCGGGTCAAATATGTGATGTGAACCCCGCCACAGGCTCTATGGTATCCAAAGACAATCCTGTAGTAAAAGTTAAGATAAGCACCGGGCCGAGTATGGTCGAAATACCGGACCTCTCAGGTCTTCCGGAAGCGCAGGCCAACGAAACTGCCGTGCATGCCGGTTTTACCATAGGCAAGGTGAAACAGGAATACAGTGAGAAGGTGCCCGCGAACACAGTCATTACGCAGGACCCGCCTGCCGAAGTCAAGCGCGCTCCCGGCAGCGCTATCGATATTGTTCTAAGCAATGGTCCCAAGCCTGAGAGCGACGAAGAGTCATCGACGTCGTCGACACCGACCGGAAAGGCCCACCGCTATAGAGTAAATGTCGAGGTTCCCGCTGATGCCGATGGTGATCAGGAAGTCCAGATAGTGGTCGACGACAGCCGCGGTGAGACAACGGCATATTCCGAGAACCGCAGCCCTGGCGACAAGTTCACCGAGACCATAACTGCATATGGAGACAACGCAACAATAAAAGTCTACGTGGGCGGAGAAATGGTAAAGGAGTTTCCGGCTGGAGGCGGCAGTCAGGAATGA
- the aroB gene encoding 3-dehydroquinate synthase codes for MPEINVNLQERSYVITIGAGVLDRIGEIVSSVCAPTSAAVISNPTIVKHYAAEALASLENAGIRTNKIVIPAGERFKTLRSVGKIYDGLLDMKMDRRGVVVALGGGVIGDMAGFAAATYMRGIDFVQVPTTLLAQVDASVGGKTGVDLPQGKNLVGAFHQPRAVIMDILTLGSLPARELRSGFAEVVKHGIIYDREYFDYIDENAADLLARDMDKLEYTVCRSVEIKRDVVQADERELGVRAILNYGHTVGHAIEVLSGYGKYRHGEASSIAMVTEALLAEENSLAEPGITDKIAAVLCKVHLPVKFNACLDTNDVVRAIELDKKTMGGAIRMALPVKLGECRIVADIDREMLARAIDKHKALF; via the coding sequence ATGCCTGAAATCAATGTCAACCTGCAGGAACGCTCATACGTTATTACCATAGGAGCGGGAGTTCTTGACCGCATAGGCGAGATCGTCTCATCCGTATGTGCTCCCACATCCGCTGCGGTTATTTCCAACCCAACGATTGTAAAGCATTATGCCGCGGAGGCATTAGCGAGTCTTGAGAATGCTGGTATTCGCACGAATAAGATAGTTATTCCGGCGGGTGAACGCTTCAAGACCCTGCGCAGCGTGGGCAAAATATACGATGGTCTGCTGGATATGAAGATGGATCGTCGTGGTGTGGTTGTGGCGTTAGGCGGCGGTGTGATTGGCGATATGGCCGGTTTCGCAGCAGCTACATATATGCGCGGCATCGATTTTGTTCAAGTCCCGACTACACTTTTGGCCCAGGTGGATGCGAGCGTGGGCGGCAAGACCGGAGTGGATCTGCCGCAGGGCAAGAACCTTGTCGGCGCTTTTCATCAGCCGAGGGCGGTCATCATGGACATATTGACGCTCGGCAGTCTGCCCGCGCGTGAACTGCGCTCCGGTTTTGCCGAGGTAGTCAAGCATGGTATAATTTATGACAGAGAGTATTTTGACTATATCGATGAAAACGCCGCCGATTTACTTGCCAGAGATATGGATAAGCTCGAGTATACGGTTTGCAGGTCTGTGGAGATCAAGCGTGATGTTGTCCAGGCCGATGAACGCGAATTGGGCGTTCGAGCCATATTGAACTATGGTCATACGGTCGGCCATGCAATCGAAGTCTTGAGCGGATATGGCAAGTATCGGCACGGTGAGGCGTCTTCAATAGCTATGGTTACGGAAGCGCTGCTGGCAGAGGAGAACTCCCTGGCCGAGCCCGGCATAACAGATAAGATCGCAGCCGTCCTGTGCAAAGTGCATTTGCCTGTGAAGTTTAATGCTTGCCTGGATACGAACGATGTTGTTAGGGCAATCGAGCTGGACAAGAAGACCATGGGCGGCGCCATCCGCATGGCGCTGCCGGTGAAGCTGGGCGAGTGCAGGATCGTCGCCGATATAGATCGCGAGATGCTTGCCCGCGCAATAGACAAACACAAAGCTTTGTTCTAA
- a CDS encoding secretin and TonB N-terminal domain-containing protein: MLQILKPWCSFRARAFSVAGMALAVLAIAGSADAISLQIKDLSLKEVVMLLTQQSGTNIVIADDSKLDKKITASLNDIPIEKALDYVVKGAGVSYKKADDGTYIIGADIADEPAVSLTDVAAALPPVELTASQSVNNQEKQIVVVKLIHSRPSELLRLIGWNGINPMPNCESISPEYLSNTHTTSGDSARPSTNMNQNGLIYDPNLTIRNQNSQPVVPSIDPSSLSRGSGRTADQVTGASQYPDAGAYRPGGYGPGGGYNSGGYYGGQQSYNRPGTTTASQSGTSGDGNFLIPDGVDDVKPFDLDNSIIVKGTEDGIEAFKKTVRMLDVPPKQVQIKAEFIEVSTSDVKKFGIDWSLERINDSFNTAFNPEGNIIVGFTSGNLTAQLKAELTSEVGRVVNAPIVSTINNQTAMIQIGDQIPTWQSVTVYSESATNTSYSVNYLQIQSMFSVMPRVNGDNTITMTMYPQVSDQGTMYTGPDGSQIPEERIQSLYCQRRVANGETVVVGGFVRKTDSNSYKSIPILCDLPIVGSLFRTHSNSTDDRELLIFITPTIISPSGTGVVGESLVP; this comes from the coding sequence GCTTTCTCAGTTGCCGGAATGGCTCTTGCCGTGCTGGCGATTGCTGGTAGTGCGGATGCAATATCGCTTCAAATTAAGGATCTTTCGTTGAAGGAAGTGGTGATGTTGCTCACTCAACAGAGCGGTACCAACATTGTCATCGCGGATGACTCCAAGCTTGATAAGAAGATAACCGCATCTCTCAATGATATTCCTATTGAGAAGGCCCTTGATTATGTCGTAAAGGGCGCAGGGGTTTCTTACAAAAAAGCGGACGACGGCACATATATAATTGGCGCTGATATAGCCGATGAGCCTGCTGTTTCGTTGACGGATGTAGCTGCCGCACTTCCTCCGGTCGAGTTGACTGCATCTCAGAGTGTGAATAATCAGGAAAAACAGATTGTTGTTGTAAAGCTTATTCATTCCAGGCCCAGCGAGTTATTGAGACTTATCGGCTGGAATGGCATAAATCCCATGCCCAACTGTGAATCAATATCTCCCGAATACTTAAGCAATACCCATACAACATCTGGAGATAGCGCAAGGCCATCGACTAATATGAACCAAAACGGCCTGATATACGATCCCAATTTAACCATACGCAATCAAAACAGCCAGCCGGTTGTTCCGTCAATTGATCCGAGCAGTTTGAGTCGAGGGTCAGGAAGGACAGCCGATCAAGTGACAGGCGCATCCCAGTATCCCGATGCCGGCGCTTACCGGCCTGGCGGCTATGGTCCCGGCGGCGGATATAATTCCGGCGGGTACTACGGCGGCCAGCAATCATATAACAGGCCGGGAACCACTACTGCATCGCAGTCCGGCACATCCGGCGACGGCAATTTCCTTATTCCAGACGGTGTCGATGATGTGAAGCCGTTCGACCTCGACAACTCTATCATTGTAAAAGGCACTGAGGACGGGATAGAGGCATTCAAAAAGACAGTGCGAATGCTTGATGTGCCTCCAAAGCAGGTTCAGATTAAGGCTGAGTTTATTGAAGTTTCAACGAGCGACGTTAAAAAATTCGGAATTGACTGGAGCCTTGAGAGGATCAATGATAGTTTCAACACAGCGTTTAACCCCGAAGGCAATATCATCGTAGGCTTTACCAGCGGCAACCTTACTGCTCAGCTTAAGGCTGAGCTTACTAGTGAAGTCGGACGAGTCGTCAATGCGCCTATTGTCTCGACAATAAACAATCAGACTGCTATGATACAGATAGGGGATCAAATTCCAACCTGGCAGAGTGTGACTGTTTACTCCGAGAGTGCCACTAACACCTCATATTCTGTAAATTATTTGCAAATTCAGAGTATGTTCTCAGTTATGCCCCGGGTAAATGGTGACAATACAATCACGATGACAATGTATCCGCAGGTATCTGACCAGGGCACAATGTATACGGGTCCTGATGGCTCTCAGATTCCTGAGGAGCGTATTCAGTCGCTTTATTGTCAGAGACGTGTAGCAAACGGAGAGACCGTCGTAGTTGGCGGATTTGTCAGAAAGACTGATTCAAACAGCTATAAGAGTATTCCTATCCTATGCGATCTTCCTATTGTAGGCAGTCTGTTCAGGACTCATTCGAACTCGACTGATGACCGTGAACTGCTGATCTTCATAACACCGACCATCATTTCCCCATCAGGCACCGGTGTTGTGGGTGAGTCTCTTGTTCCGTAA